The nucleotide sequence CTCTCATCACCAACAGGAGCTTTTCGTTCTCAACACACCATTCTCTCATCACCAACAGGAGCTTTTCGTTCTCAACACACCATTCTCTCATCACCAATAGGAACTGGTCGTTCTTAACACACAATTCTCTCGTCACCAATAGGAACTGGTCGTTCTCAACACAGCATTCTCTCATCACCAATAGGAACTGGTCGTTCTTAATAAGCCATTCTCTAATGACCAATAGGAACTGGTCGTTCTCAAGACACCATTCTCTCATCACTAGCAGGAGCTGTTGGTTCTCAACACACCATTCTCTCATCACCAACAGGAGCTGTTCGTTCTTAACACACCATTCTCTCATCACCAACAGGAGCTGTTCGTTCTCAACACGCCATTCTCTCATCACCAACAGGAGCTGTTCGTTCTCAACACGCCATTCTCTCATCACCAACAGGAGCTGTTCGTTCTTAACACACCATTCTCTCATCACCAACAGGAGCTTTTCGTTCTTAACACACCATTCTCTCATCACCAATAGGAGCTGTTCGTTCTTAACACACCATACTCTCATCAACAACAGGGGCTTTACGTTCTCAACACACCATTCTCTCATCACTAACAGGAGCTGTTTGTTCTCAACACACCATTCTCTCACCACCAACAGGAGCTGTTTGTTCACAGCACACCATTCTCTCGTCACCAACAGGAGCTGTCTGTTTGCAACACACCATTCTCTCATCACCAACAGGAGCTGTTCGTTCTCAACACGCCATTCTCTCATCACCAACAGGAGCTGTTTGTTCTTAACACACCAATCTCTCATCACCAATAGGAGCTGTTCGTTCTTAACACACCATTCTTTCATCACCAACAGGATCTTTTCGTTCTCAACACATCATTCTTTCATCACCAATAGGAACTGGTCGTTCTTAACACACCATTCTCTCGTCACCAACAGGAACTGGTCGTTCTCAGCACACCATTCTCTCATCACCGATAGGAACTGGTCGTTCTTAACACACCATTCTCTCATGACCAATAGGAACTGGTCGTTCTCAAGACACCATTCTCTCATCACTAACAGGAGCTGTTCGTTCTCAACACACCATTCTCTCATCACCAACAGGAGCTGTTCGTTCTTAACACGCCAATCTCTCATCACCAACAGGAGCTTTTCGTTCTCAACACACCATTCTCTCATCACCAATAGGAGCTTTTCGTTCTCAACACACCATTCTCCCATCACCAACAGGGGCTTTTCATTCTCAACACACCATTCTCTCATCACCAATAGGAGCTTTTCGTTCTCAACACACCATTCTCTCATCACCAACAGGAGCTTTTCGTTCTCAACACACCATTCTCTCATCACCAATAGGAGCTGTTCGTTCTTAACACACCATTCTTTCATCAACAACAGGAGCTTTACATTCTCAACACACCATTCTCTCAGGAGCTGTTTGTTCTCAACACACCATTCTCTCACCACCAACAGGAGCTGTTTGTTCACAGCACACCATTCTCTCGCCACCAATAGGAGCTGTTTGTTCGCAACACATCATTCTCTCATCACCAACAGGAGCTGTTTGTTCTCAACACACGATTCTCTCGTCATTAACAGGAGCTGGTCATTCTTAACACACCATTCTCTCGTCACCAACAGGGGCTTCCCGTTCTCATCACACCATTCTCTCATCACCAACAGCTGTTCGTTGATAACATATCATTCTCTCATCAACAACAGGAGTTTTACGTTCTCAACACACCATTTTCACATCATTAGTAGGAGCTGTTCGTTCTGAACACACTGCTCTCTCAACAGGAGCTGATCCTCGGGGTATTCTTTCGAACGAGCTGGACGGACCCAAGACTTATCGTGCCCAAAGACCTCTTCAACGAGACCACCGAGTCCCTGGTGCTGTCGCAGGAGTTCATACGTGATCTCAAACTGTGGCTTCCTGATCCATACATAGAAAGAGTCAAGTAAGTTGCTGGTTTTGTTCTACGCTCTCGGATTATTCTTAGAAGTATTCATGGTTGTGAATAAAATCGGGGATTGGAGAGAACAGAGCCTTCGAGGAAAGGTAACTTTTGTAAATGAGTTGTTATATCAGATTTAGAAAAGCTGTATAGTCGACTAGTGAGTCATTACGTGAAAAAAACCTTTTCTTCGTTAAGATATTTTTGTAAGTTATGATTTGTCTGTGTTGAAATTTGCTCAGACTTCTAAGATTGTGTTGAAATTTGTTCAGCCTTCTAAGataacctttttttcttattgaattcTAACCATGTAAGTTGATAATCAGTTAAGTAAGTGAATACTCTATATAACATGAATCTATAGGCTATATGaagatttttattcatcatttagaTTCATTGATAGGTAACGACCGTTGAATTTATATCTACAGGAAAATCGAGACAGCTTCGATGTTACAGCCGTTCGTAGGAGCCAAACTTCATAAAAATGGCAAGATTCTAATTAGTCAGATGTAAGTTCCTTTGAGTCGTCTTctctttttccctcctccttcacctcctcctcctcctcctcctcctcctcctcctcctcctcctccttcttcttcttcttcttcttcttcttcttcttcttcttcttcttcttcttcttcttcttcttcttcttcttctataaacATTATTTTCGCCAGCCGTACGTTCTCCACTGTCTTCACATGACTAGACCATGTCAAAGCATTCAGCGAATTGTTACTGTGGTGTGTGTATGAGGATGCCAAAGGTAGGCTTTGCAACAGcaacagacattatatatatatatatatatatatatatatatatatatatatatatttatatatatatatatatatatatattatatatatatataaacttacaaaatTTAATTCACGGGTTTGGCTACGAGAATGTTACATACAGAAGAGTGAACATAACTAGAACTGGCATGGGGTACTTGGTGCAAAGTTTGccagggaaatgaaaataatttgcttaTAGACGACGGATAACGTTCTCACGATACCTGCGTGACAGTATGAGGTCAAAGCTTTGCGATGTAAAAAACAAATATGTGAAGATGTGCACTGCTGAAACTTCATAGAATACTGTAGAACACTAGAACGCTGTTAGACTGCATTAaaggatattcatatatatggcctttatacacacacacacacacatatatacacatacatgtatatatatatatatatatatatatatatatatatatatatatatatatatgtgtgtgtgtgtgtgtgtgtgtgtgtgcgtttgtgtgtatatacaatatatatattacatatgtgtgtatatgtatatatgtatactgtgtatgtgtacattGCAACGCACAATGTACATTTTCACTGAAGCTTCATAGTGTAGTCAATGactttttggtttctctctcaAGGATATGAGGACATTATAAGTAATTACGGCAACCACAACAGCACAAAGAAAGCAGTTAACATGATTTAGGATCACTTCGTAAGTCTAAAGGACTTCTACCAATTTTGTCAACATAAATGAATCTGGTTTCATTCCAGAATTACTATGTTGATTTTCTCCTTCCAGGTTTACCATAACACTGAGCTGTCCGATGTTCTTCCAAGACTTTCCGTTCGACACCCAGACATGTTACCTGGAGATTGCCAGCTGTGAGTATTCTTGAAATGGATTATTCGTTTGTGatcatattgtatataatttatggaagGTAGAAACTTGAGCTCTTATTTCCTTTACCCCACAGGGTGGTAATGACTTCAGTGCGCCTCGCAgtgcgcactgtaggcattactaaaggttctttgcagcatcccttcgtccCCCAgttgcaaccgctttcattccttttactgtacctccattcatattatctattttccgtcttgctgtccaccctctcctaataattattcgatagtgcagctgcgaggtttttctcctgttacacctgtcaagcctttcttctttcaatttcccttccagcgctgagtgacctcacaggtcccagtgcattgtctttggcctaaacttgatattccattccattccttatttACTTAAGACAATTGTAAATTTAAAGGTGTTGAATAACCCTGTTacgttccagcgcttggccttaagTCCTAAACCATATAATtagatataatcaatcaatcaatcaggacGTATTTCACTAGGAGAAAGGAGGGCAATATGTTAAATACTGTAGTTACTAGGAATTTCAGTGACTGGTTTAATTCACCGCTCACAAGTGTGCCTACGATGACAGACTTATTAATGTATCCACTAGCATCGTATGATAGAACAATTCACAGATTATTTCAGCATTTGATTAATTCAGTGGTCCTTCGTAATGCAATCGTGAAGGTTCATGATGACCAGCTATCGCAAAGAACAGAACTTAATATACGAACACAGAAGGAATTAGGATTAATACGAGACAAAGCCAGGCAGTGCTTCAGAAAAGAGTGAATCCATATATGCAAGTTTGTATCTGTTTTGCATTTGCATTCGTTGACAAATTCTTGCCTTTAAATGCATTCTTCATACCTGAGGTGTCAATACGCTCATTGGACTAGCTCCTTCCTCTGTGAATCTTCTTCAGTGTGTATTTTAGTTTACATCTAATCAACTATGATTGCTGTCGCACTCGGCAGACTGATGTGTAGGAGTGTGAAGAAGGCATTCTACGTCTtgtgccggcacgggctcttgtgaTATTGCGCCAAAGTATGTTCCTGAGGCATCGTTCCATCACATGCCTTGCCGCCttaccttatgccagcacgggctcttgtagCGCTGTCTTAACGGTCTTCTCGTCCATCAGAGGAAGCTTAATTTGTTGATGCATTTTATTCAGTGAGGGGAAGTTATATGCATACAGGTATTTATGTAAAATGTGAAAAGCATGACCACATTCGGACGCACAGGCAAacgcagacacagacacatatagCTGAGCAACATTGTTAGTGTAATTCGTGTCGGCAACAGTTATAACGAATCAAATTCATTAAAGCATATTTCCCGTTACAAGGCTAACCAGCTACATTGACCGTGACCAAACAGTCCGTTTACGAGAATTTGTAGTAAAAATTCACGTTTCcgtaaatttttactttagtcCCACAACCACTCCCATgaatgccgtgtttagtaccagtcccaTGGGAATGGATGTTAAAGCATGAACACAAGACGGTAAATATCTTGGTAAGTGTAAATTTGCGATAGATTTTACTTTGATTATCGTAGGAGGCACCTTAATGAGGCTTGAGAGCACAGCGTAAAAAATCCAATGTGGATTCGTGCTATTGAAGTAGAGTAACGCCTATATTTCTAACAAACTCCTTTCCAGATTTCTATGGTATAAAAGACGTCACTTTCGGATGGCACCTGTACGGAATAGCGACTTCGAAAGATATTCCTGCACTCTTGGGAGACTACGAATTTGAATTTAAAGTTCAGAATACAACGGTCTGCATGGTGCCCGAATACGTTACCGGTAAATGTTTATCCCATTTATTGAGTAAAAAAGAAGGCTTTTtatgagtcacacacacacacacacacacacacacagagagagagagagagagagagagagagagagagagagagagagagagagttagatggCTGCTGGTCCCTGATTATATGCAAATAAGCGCAGATTACTCTTAGTTCCCCCGAATACGGAATTCTCATTCCTGACAATTTGCTTGATTTTAGACTGTGAGCTCTTTTTGGCAATTATTTGGGATTGTTAAAACagcttcttatatatatgtatatatatatatatatatatatatatatatatatatagactatatatatgtatatatataaatagactatatatatgtatacatgtacatatatacatatatatatatatatatatatatatacatatatatctatatatttatatatatattatatatttatatatatatatatatatatgtatatatatatatatatatatacatacacacacatatatatatatatatatatatatatatatatatatatatatatatatatatatattaagtcaaaCCCTGAAGTAAGCTGGCACAAAGGAGGTCTTCTCCTAAACCCTAAGCAACAATTTGATTAATTAAACAAACAGGTGACAAACGTTTTATCATCTGTTTGTCATCATGCATCATCAAATAttccagttcttttattttttatttttagtcaaatatgactcgttgtttaatatttcaaaccaataaatgcaaattaaatcCCATCTTCaaggaataaaattatttcatattttctaaagcTGTAAATTGAAAGTAATTATTTTAGGTAAATTCCGGAGAATTAATCCATATTTTcagatgaataaatacaaattcaTTATTATCACCAAGAAAGTAACTAATAACACTTATCTGATATTCCCAGACGATTAACTTCAAATCTTGACTTCATTTGCAGGTAACTACCCGTGTCTAAAAGCTTTCATGCGGTTCAAGAGGCGATTCAAGAACTACCTCATCGGCGTCTACGTCCCATCTCTGCTGTTTGTGGCCGTGGCTTGGGCTTCCTTTTTCTGGCCTCCCGAAGCTGTGCCCGCTCGAACCGTCTTGCTCATAACTTGTCTCCTCACAATGATTTCGCTTTATTCTGGCGTTCAGTAAGTTCTCATTTACTATTAAGCAttgttcacaaaaaaagaaaaaaccccgtagggaggtattgtcgttagtgcacctcatatggtgcacagtaggcgttactgaaggttgtttgtagcgtcccttcggcccatagcttcacccactttttatccttttactttacctc is from Macrobrachium rosenbergii isolate ZJJX-2024 chromosome 10, ASM4041242v1, whole genome shotgun sequence and encodes:
- the LOC136843021 gene encoding glutamate-gated chloride channel alpha-like isoform X1, coding for MKCYQESPNVITLFFIISLWMPRGRCIELRPPGYDRHLAPKNKDGGPVTIYLSVMISSVNEVNEKDMELILGVFFRTSWTDPRLIVPKDLFNETTESLVLSQEFIRDLKLWLPDPYIERVKKIETASMLQPFVGAKLHKNGKILISQMFTITLSCPMFFQDFPFDTQTCYLEIASYFYGIKDVTFGWHLYGIATSKDIPALLGDYEFEFKVQNTTVCMVPEYVTGNYPCLKAFMRFKRRFKNYLIGVYVPSLLFVAVAWASFFWPPEAVPARTVLLITCLLTMISLYSGVQAVTPPANYTRAIDVWFFACILAVAMALFQYAVILQLRCKQLQAPEQSTDVTGHNSVGPIMENLPQQKSSSTKAYWNKIEHKVELVARLLYLVAFFIFNILYWTIYLR
- the LOC136843021 gene encoding glutamate-gated chloride channel alpha-like isoform X2; the encoded protein is MKCYQESPNVITLFFIISLWMPRGRCIELRPPGYDRHLAPKNKDGGPVTIYLSVMISSVNEVNEKDMELILGVFFRTSWTDPRLIVPKDLFNETTESLVLSQEFIRDLKLWLPDPYIERVKKIETASMLQPFVGAKLHKNGKILISQMFTITLSCPMFFQDFPFDTQTCYLEIASYFYGIKDVTFGWHLYGIATSKDIPALLGDYEFEFKVQNTTVCMVPEYVTGNYPCLKAFMRFKRRFKNYLIGVYVPSLLFVAVAWASFFWPPEAVPARTVLLITCLLTMISLYSGVQAVTPPANYTRAIDVWFFACILAVAMALFQYAVILQLRCKQLQAPEQSTDVVSIYNRFKFLPFKQHKICLQTY